A section of the Osmia lignaria lignaria isolate PbOS001 chromosome 3, iyOsmLign1, whole genome shotgun sequence genome encodes:
- the LOC117610716 gene encoding rab-like protein 6: protein MFSAFKRLAGKSDGVGNVSPRPAHQSMPTTLQRKFAKGVQYNMKIIVKGDRNVGKTCLFHRLQGQKFIEEYIPTEEIQVTSIQWNYKATDDIVKVEVWDVVDKGRRRKKLEGLKMDNSPAENIIEEPALDAEFLDVYKGTNGVIIMMDITKSWTFDYVQRELPKIPSHIPVIVLGNHCDMAHHRTVTSDHVTYFIDSLHERTAQVRYAESSMRNGFGLKLLHKFFNLPFLQLQRETLLKQLDTNEEETRLTVQELDLFQDSDDANYNKFLDNLVNRRRALADSVSATTLVPNITSSLSNHHMLSSNGNTNTNIEVKRSISMPGPIGGGTPIPVKSIDLKSPPKKDTFINTLENQAVPIRNSQTISALSAVQNISKTDPKMTELLNDNSDRRDSINKSQSLMSKIFGNNKKEDEIDKGIHVNSTSANVPLTSVEDFIPDDGLLDRSFLEDNSHVSPQKVQHEEADTESDIETANPLVAGYEDDLSSADETTPPIQPKLAENPLSKQKHKRETLSNTEINSEQLRQTVKRDSVSSIDQEIEISNNYDVNEQPEINSDAFDSWLRRDSKWRQSPEGGEDVSSNSTRKDRLELSDKSLDVSVTSSNVHLELLDNTSVRHMSSDGGSPVLKEKKKHKEKTEDKEKKKKKKSKDKEKDKEKTDKGEKKKKRSLHRSKDENRERDELEEFLNGSVTRIGVDVAYEAI, encoded by the exons ATGTTCTCTGCATTTAAAAGATTAGCTGGAAAATCAGATGGAGTTGGCAATGTATCTCCTAGACCGGCTCATCAATCTATGCCAACTACGTTGCAAAGAAAATTTGCTAAAGGTGTACAATATAATA tgAAAATTATTGTAAAGGGTGATAGAAATGTGGGAAAAACTTGTCTATTTCATAGACTTCAGGGCCAAAAATTTATAGAAGAATATATACCAACAGAAGAAATACAAGTGACTAGCATTCAATGGAATTATAAagctactgatgatattgttaaagTTGAAGTTTGGGATGTTGTAGATAAAGGTCGACGTAGAAAAAAGTTAGAAGGTTTAAAAATGGATAATTCACCTGCAGAGAATATTATTGAGGAGCCTGCTTTAGATGCAGAGTTTCTTGATGTTTATAAAGGGACCAATGGTGTTATCATTATGATGGACATTACAAAATCTTGGACATTTGATTATGTACAAAGAGAACTTCCAAAAATTCCTAGTCATATTCCAGTGATTGTCTTAGGAAATCATTGTGATATGGCGCATCACAGAACGGTTACATCAGATCATGTAACATACTTTATTGATTCTTTACATGAAAGAACAGCACAa gtGAGATATGCAGAATCATCTATGAGAAATGGATTTGGATTAAAACTTTTgcacaaattttttaatcttcCATTTCTTCAACTGCAACGAGAAACGTTATTAAAACAACTTGATACCAATGAGGAAGAAACACGTTTGACAGTACAGGAACTCGACCTCTTTCAGGATAGCGACGATGccaattataataaattcttgGATAATCTCGTTAACCGAAGAAGAGCCCTTGCTGATTCTGTTTCTGCCACCACTCTAGTCCCTAATATCACATCTTCTTTGAGTAATCATCATATGTTATCTTCAAATGGTAATACGAATACAAATATTGAAGTTAAAAGATCAATTTCCATGCCTGGACCTATAGGAGGTGGAACTCCTATTCCAGTTAAAAGCATAGATTTAAAATCACCACCAAAGAAGGACACTTTTATAAATACCTTGGAAAATCAAGCAGTTCCTATTAGAAATTCGCAGACGATATCGGCATTATCGGctgtacaaaatatttcaaagacaGATCCTAAAATGACTGaacttttaaatgataattctgATAGAAGAGATTCTATTAATAAATCACAATCTCTTATGTCAAAGATATTtggtaataataaaaaggaagatGAAATAGACAAAGGAATACATGTTAACAGTACAAGTGCAAACGTACCACTCACTAGTGTTGAAGATTTTATACCGGATGACGGGCTCTTAGATCGATCGTTCCTAGAAGATAACAGTCATGTGTCGCCACAAAAAGTACAACACGAAGAAGCGGATACTGAAAG TGACATTGAAACGGCGAATCCTTTGGTTGCTGGTTACGAGGACGATTTATCATCGGCTGATGAGACAACACCTCCTATTCAACCAAAATTAGCTGAAAATCCTTTGAGCAAACAGAAACACAAACGCGAGACATTATCAAATACGGAAATAAATTCGGAACAATTACGACAAACTGTGAAACGCGATTCTGTTTCATCCATAGATCAAGAAATAGAAATATCTAACAACTATGATGTAAATGAGCAGCCGGAAATTAATTCTGATGCGTTTGATAGCTGGCTCCGACGAGATTCTAAATGGAGACAAAGCCCTGAAGGCGGGGAAGATGTGAGCAGTAATAGTACTAGAAAAGATAGACTGGAATTGAGCGACAAAAGTTTAGATGTTAGCGTAACAAGTTCTAATGTTCATTTAGAATTGCTCGATAATACCAGTGTACGTCATATGAGTTCTGATGGTGGTAGTCCTGtactaaaagaaaagaaaaaacacaaAGAGAAG acggaagacaaagaaaaaaagaaaaagaaaaaatctaaagataaagaaaaagataaggaGAAAACAgataaaggagaaaaaaaaaagaaacgttcgcTACATCGTTCAAAGGATGAAAATAGAGAACGCGATGAACTTGAAGAATTTCTAAATGGTTCTGTTACTAGAATTGGTGTTGATGTTGCCTATGAAGCAATATAG
- the Surf4 gene encoding surfeit locus protein 4 isoform X3, which translates to MWFQWSEQKEFMNNTWNCGTFLATMFVLINLIGQLGGCVMVIGRWKVSIACGILFFIVVLQTLAYNILWDVTFLFRNLALIGALLLVLAESRVEGRSLFAGVPSLGDNKPKNLLQLAGRILLAFMFTTLIRFEISFLQIMQDILGSILMVLVTIGYKTKLSALLLVLLLSALNLYHNAWWSIPEYKALRDFLKYDFFQTLSVIGGLLMIVSLGPGGVSMDEHKKEW; encoded by the exons ATGTGGTTTCAATGGTCAGAACAAAAAGAATTTATGAACAATACCTGGAATTGTGGTACCTTCTTAGCTACAATGTTTGTCTTGATTAATTTAATTGGACAACTCGGTGGTTGTGTAATGGTTATCGGAAGATGGAAAGTCAGCATTGCTTGTGGAATCTTATTCTTCATAGTGGTCTTGCAGACATTAGCTTACAACATTTTGTGGGATGTAACATTCCTATTTAGAAACTTAGCATTAATAGGAGCACTTCTTCTGGTTTTGGCCGAATCAAGAGTAGAAGGGAGATCATTATTTGCTGGTGTACCAAGTCTTGGGGATAACAAACCTAAAAATCTGTTGCAACTAGCTGGAAGAATTTTATTGGCATTTATGTTTACCACATTAATTCGTTTTGAAATATCTTTCCTACAAATCATGCAAGATATTCTTGGAAGTATTTTAATGGTATTAGTAACTATTGGATATAAGACTAAACTCAGTGCATTGTTACTTGTCTTACTGTTATCTGCCCTTAATCTTTATCACAACGCGTGGTGGAGCATTCCAGAATATAAAGCACTTCGGGATTTCCTTAAATATGATTTCTTTCAG ACATTGTCAGTGATTGGTGGCCTTCTAATGATAGTCTCTTTAGGTCCTGGAGGTGTTTCCATGGATGAACATAAAAAAGAATGGTAG
- the Smyd3 gene encoding SET and MYND domain containing, class 3 isoform X1 codes for MGIQNRHKGLFVSKGTTILTAKPFAYVLRSLYHNERCDHCLQSSKHRTNRCDYCFKSGKLFRCSACQYVYYCNQSCQQGSWPVHSTECANLKRVSPKIVPDMARLMARIIIKLNQGGGDEIEYYSKTKFRKFKDLMSHYSDIKKDEKKMEHFMFLCGVLFGFLGDGPILNSAELMGIYGRICINSFNIFDLDMNSIGVGIYLAPSIVDHSCVPNAVATFEGTTINIRTIEDLPCLDWSQIRISYIDVLKTTKERRTELQSSYYFWCNCKKCEEPEPMVEAAVCPNKLCKNPCFLDIDNCSECNTKLSEKFKETFNEVSSFTAHHLQNMKNMAYLDVSKMCLEKQEDVLHSLNLQHVQTLQTAFDSTISLEHWEEAEYYAKKLITGYLVYYGEIHPLTGLLYLMIGKIQLYLEKPKQALETLKKASGILAITHGEQHTLIRENLKPLLYQAIIEGLK; via the exons ATGGGAATACAAAACAGACACAAGGGGTTATTCGTTAGTAAAGGAACAACCATTTTAACTGCAAAACCCTTTGCTTATGTTTTACGGTCCTTATATCATAACGAACGATGTGATCATTGTTTACAAAG TTCAAAACATAGAACTAACCGATGCGATTATTGCTTTAAAAG tgGAAAACTCTTCAGATGTTCTGCTTGCCAATATGTTTATTATTGTAACCAGTCTTGTCAACAAGGCTCTTGGCCTGTTCATAGCACAGAATGTGCAAATTTAAAAAGAGTTTCACCAAAAATTGTGCCAGATATGGCACGACTTATGGCACGTATAATTATAAAGCTAAATCAAGGTGGAGGTGATGAAATAGAATATTACAGTAAaactaaatttagaaaatttaaggATTTAATGTCCC ATTATTCTGATATaaagaaagatgaaaagaaaatggaacatttCATGTTTCTCTGTGGTGTTTTGTTTGGATTTCTTGGAGATGGACCTATTCTAAATTCTGCAGAATTAATGGGTATTTATGGTAGAATTTGtattaattcttttaatatatttgaTTTGGATATGAATAGTATTGGTGTTGGAATTTATCTGGCACCTTCTATTGTGGACCATAGTTGTGTACCTAATGCTGTAGCTACCTTTGAGGGAACTACTATAAATATTAGAACCATAGAAGATCTTCCATGTTTAGATTGGTCTCAG ATAAGGATATCATATATTGATGTACTTAAAACAACAAAAGAGAGGCGTACTGAACTGCAAAGTTCATATTATTTTTGGTGTAACTGCAAAAAATGTGAAGAACCAGAACCAATGGTAGAAGCAGCTGTATGTCCAAATAAATTGTGTAAAAATCCTTGCTTTCTTGATATAGATAACTGTTCAGAATGTAACACAAAATTATcagaaaaatttaaagaaactttTAATGAAGTATCTAGTTTTACAGCACACCATTTACAGAACATGAAAAACATGGCTT ATTTAGATGTAAGTAAGATGTGCCTCGAAAAACAAGAAGACGTTTTACATTCTCTAAACTTACAACATGTACAAACTTTACAAACTGCTTTTGATTCTACTATAAGTTTGGAACATTGGGAAGAAGCTGAGTACTATGCTAAGAAACTAATTACTGGTTACTT agTGTACTATGGAGAGATTCATCCATTGACTGGACTATTATACCTTATGATAGGAAAGATTCAGTTATATTTAGAAAAGCCAAAACAAGCTCTTGAAACATTAAAGAAAGCAAGTGGAATATTGGCTATAACACATGGAGAACAGCATACGTTAATTCGGGAAAATTTGAAACCTCTTCTTTATCAGGCTATTATAGAAGGACTTAAATag
- the Smyd3 gene encoding SET and MYND domain containing, class 3 isoform X4, translated as MARLMARIIIKLNQGGGDEIEYYSKTKFRKFKDLMSHYSDIKKDEKKMEHFMFLCGVLFGFLGDGPILNSAELMGIYGRICINSFNIFDLDMNSIGVGIYLAPSIVDHSCVPNAVATFEGTTINIRTIEDLPCLDWSQIRISYIDVLKTTKERRTELQSSYYFWCNCKKCEEPEPMVEAAVCPNKLCKNPCFLDIDNCSECNTKLSEKFKETFNEVSSFTAHHLQNMKNMAYLDVSKMCLEKQEDVLHSLNLQHVQTLQTAFDSTISLEHWEEAEYYAKKLITGYLVYYGEIHPLTGLLYLMIGKIQLYLEKPKQALETLKKASGILAITHGEQHTLIRENLKPLLYQAIIEGLK; from the exons ATGGCACGACTTATGGCACGTATAATTATAAAGCTAAATCAAGGTGGAGGTGATGAAATAGAATATTACAGTAAaactaaatttagaaaatttaaggATTTAATGTCCC ATTATTCTGATATaaagaaagatgaaaagaaaatggaacatttCATGTTTCTCTGTGGTGTTTTGTTTGGATTTCTTGGAGATGGACCTATTCTAAATTCTGCAGAATTAATGGGTATTTATGGTAGAATTTGtattaattcttttaatatatttgaTTTGGATATGAATAGTATTGGTGTTGGAATTTATCTGGCACCTTCTATTGTGGACCATAGTTGTGTACCTAATGCTGTAGCTACCTTTGAGGGAACTACTATAAATATTAGAACCATAGAAGATCTTCCATGTTTAGATTGGTCTCAG ATAAGGATATCATATATTGATGTACTTAAAACAACAAAAGAGAGGCGTACTGAACTGCAAAGTTCATATTATTTTTGGTGTAACTGCAAAAAATGTGAAGAACCAGAACCAATGGTAGAAGCAGCTGTATGTCCAAATAAATTGTGTAAAAATCCTTGCTTTCTTGATATAGATAACTGTTCAGAATGTAACACAAAATTATcagaaaaatttaaagaaactttTAATGAAGTATCTAGTTTTACAGCACACCATTTACAGAACATGAAAAACATGGCTT ATTTAGATGTAAGTAAGATGTGCCTCGAAAAACAAGAAGACGTTTTACATTCTCTAAACTTACAACATGTACAAACTTTACAAACTGCTTTTGATTCTACTATAAGTTTGGAACATTGGGAAGAAGCTGAGTACTATGCTAAGAAACTAATTACTGGTTACTT agTGTACTATGGAGAGATTCATCCATTGACTGGACTATTATACCTTATGATAGGAAAGATTCAGTTATATTTAGAAAAGCCAAAACAAGCTCTTGAAACATTAAAGAAAGCAAGTGGAATATTGGCTATAACACATGGAGAACAGCATACGTTAATTCGGGAAAATTTGAAACCTCTTCTTTATCAGGCTATTATAGAAGGACTTAAATag
- the Smyd3 gene encoding SET and MYND domain containing, class 3 isoform X3: MSNNNNPIKKGTTILTSKPFAYVLSSKHRTNRCDYCFKSGKLFRCSACQYVYYCNQSCQQGSWPVHSTECANLKRVSPKIVPDMARLMARIIIKLNQGGGDEIEYYSKTKFRKFKDLMSHYSDIKKDEKKMEHFMFLCGVLFGFLGDGPILNSAELMGIYGRICINSFNIFDLDMNSIGVGIYLAPSIVDHSCVPNAVATFEGTTINIRTIEDLPCLDWSQIRISYIDVLKTTKERRTELQSSYYFWCNCKKCEEPEPMVEAAVCPNKLCKNPCFLDIDNCSECNTKLSEKFKETFNEVSSFTAHHLQNMKNMAYLDVSKMCLEKQEDVLHSLNLQHVQTLQTAFDSTISLEHWEEAEYYAKKLITGYLVYYGEIHPLTGLLYLMIGKIQLYLEKPKQALETLKKASGILAITHGEQHTLIRENLKPLLYQAIIEGLK; encoded by the exons ATGAGTAATAATAACAATCCCATAAAGAAAGGAACTACTATTCTTACTTCTAAACCATTTGCTTATGTTCTCAGTTCAAAACATAGAACTAACCGATGCGATTATTGCTTTAAAAG tgGAAAACTCTTCAGATGTTCTGCTTGCCAATATGTTTATTATTGTAACCAGTCTTGTCAACAAGGCTCTTGGCCTGTTCATAGCACAGAATGTGCAAATTTAAAAAGAGTTTCACCAAAAATTGTGCCAGATATGGCACGACTTATGGCACGTATAATTATAAAGCTAAATCAAGGTGGAGGTGATGAAATAGAATATTACAGTAAaactaaatttagaaaatttaaggATTTAATGTCCC ATTATTCTGATATaaagaaagatgaaaagaaaatggaacatttCATGTTTCTCTGTGGTGTTTTGTTTGGATTTCTTGGAGATGGACCTATTCTAAATTCTGCAGAATTAATGGGTATTTATGGTAGAATTTGtattaattcttttaatatatttgaTTTGGATATGAATAGTATTGGTGTTGGAATTTATCTGGCACCTTCTATTGTGGACCATAGTTGTGTACCTAATGCTGTAGCTACCTTTGAGGGAACTACTATAAATATTAGAACCATAGAAGATCTTCCATGTTTAGATTGGTCTCAG ATAAGGATATCATATATTGATGTACTTAAAACAACAAAAGAGAGGCGTACTGAACTGCAAAGTTCATATTATTTTTGGTGTAACTGCAAAAAATGTGAAGAACCAGAACCAATGGTAGAAGCAGCTGTATGTCCAAATAAATTGTGTAAAAATCCTTGCTTTCTTGATATAGATAACTGTTCAGAATGTAACACAAAATTATcagaaaaatttaaagaaactttTAATGAAGTATCTAGTTTTACAGCACACCATTTACAGAACATGAAAAACATGGCTT ATTTAGATGTAAGTAAGATGTGCCTCGAAAAACAAGAAGACGTTTTACATTCTCTAAACTTACAACATGTACAAACTTTACAAACTGCTTTTGATTCTACTATAAGTTTGGAACATTGGGAAGAAGCTGAGTACTATGCTAAGAAACTAATTACTGGTTACTT agTGTACTATGGAGAGATTCATCCATTGACTGGACTATTATACCTTATGATAGGAAAGATTCAGTTATATTTAGAAAAGCCAAAACAAGCTCTTGAAACATTAAAGAAAGCAAGTGGAATATTGGCTATAACACATGGAGAACAGCATACGTTAATTCGGGAAAATTTGAAACCTCTTCTTTATCAGGCTATTATAGAAGGACTTAAATag
- the MKP-4 gene encoding dual specificity protein phosphatase MPK-4 — protein sequence MAQEATNKLIREDFDAGPSSYTEIIPGLFLGNLTAATDIEWLKETKINYILTADSCPLPRKIQELLPNLTIKYIQVTDMPREDLLTHFEDSYEFIDHALQLNDKILVHCYFGVSRSATLVIAYLMKKYKRSFSDSFEEVKGKRRFVEPNAGFLAQLKLYEEMGFGIDNTSVHFKMYKLQIAADKVRKAKILPQTCTELIKPDPALATVHPEPTVYRCKKCRRIVASASNILPHLPREKQIWRHISSKRSSKQSKVSRDPVEPSKREEQQPVEFCTKILFVEPLAWMPDIIHNVEGKLNCPKCGTKLGSFSWIAGSQCPCGSKIAPAFYLVPSKVDWSNAVQNVQVTV from the coding sequence ATGGCACAGGAAGCtactaataaattaattagagaaGACTTTGATGCAGGTCCTTCGAGTTACACCGAAATTATTCCTGGTCTATTCCTTGGAAATCTAACAGCTGCTACAGATATTGAATGGTTAAAAGAaactaaaataaattacatactTACAGCAGATTCTTGTCCTTTACCTAGGAAGATCCAAGAGCTTTTGCCAAACTTGactataaaatatattcaaGTTACAGACATGCCACGAGAAGACCTTTTAACTCATTTTGAAGATTCTTACGAATTTATAGATCATGCTTTAcaattaaatgataaaatattggTACACTGTTATTTTGGTGTCTCTAGATCAGCTACATTAGTTATTGcatatttaatgaaaaagtaTAAAAGGAGTTTCTCTGATTCATTTGAAGAGGTCAAAGGAAAGAGGCGCTTCGTAGAGCCTAATGCTGGTTTTCTAGCACAATTGAAACTTTACGAAGAAATGGGTTTTGGAATAGACAATACCAGTGTACATTTCAAGATGTATAAATTACAAATTGCAGCAGACAAGGTGAGAAAGGCAAAGATCTTACCACAAACTTGCACAGAATTGATCAAACCAGATCCAGCTCTGGCTACAGTACATCCAGAGCCAACGGTCTATCGATGTAAGAAGTGTCGAAGAATCGTGGCTAGTGCCAGCAATATTTTGCCACATTTACCAAGAGAAAAACAAATCTGGAGACACATAAGTTCAAAAAGATCATCCAAACAATCAAAAGTTTCGCGCGATCCCGTAGAACCGTCGAAAAGAGAAGAACAACAGCCTGTAGAATTTTGTACTAAAATACTGTTTGTGGAGCCCTTGGCTTGGATGCCTGACATAATTCATAATGTCGAAGGGAAGTTAAATTGTCCGAAATGCGGTACAAAGTTAGGCTCGTTTAGTTGGATAGCGGGCAGTCAATGTCCATGCGGTAGCAAAATAGCACCAGCATTTTATTTGGTTCCTTCGAAAGTGGACTGGAGCAATGCCGTACAAAACGTGCAAGTAactgtataa
- the Smyd3 gene encoding SET and MYND domain containing, class 3 isoform X2: protein MGIQNRHKGLFVSKGTTILTAKPFAYVLRSLYHNERCDHCLQSGKLFRCSACQYVYYCNQSCQQGSWPVHSTECANLKRVSPKIVPDMARLMARIIIKLNQGGGDEIEYYSKTKFRKFKDLMSHYSDIKKDEKKMEHFMFLCGVLFGFLGDGPILNSAELMGIYGRICINSFNIFDLDMNSIGVGIYLAPSIVDHSCVPNAVATFEGTTINIRTIEDLPCLDWSQIRISYIDVLKTTKERRTELQSSYYFWCNCKKCEEPEPMVEAAVCPNKLCKNPCFLDIDNCSECNTKLSEKFKETFNEVSSFTAHHLQNMKNMAYLDVSKMCLEKQEDVLHSLNLQHVQTLQTAFDSTISLEHWEEAEYYAKKLITGYLVYYGEIHPLTGLLYLMIGKIQLYLEKPKQALETLKKASGILAITHGEQHTLIRENLKPLLYQAIIEGLK from the exons ATGGGAATACAAAACAGACACAAGGGGTTATTCGTTAGTAAAGGAACAACCATTTTAACTGCAAAACCCTTTGCTTATGTTTTACGGTCCTTATATCATAACGAACGATGTGATCATTGTTTACAAAG tgGAAAACTCTTCAGATGTTCTGCTTGCCAATATGTTTATTATTGTAACCAGTCTTGTCAACAAGGCTCTTGGCCTGTTCATAGCACAGAATGTGCAAATTTAAAAAGAGTTTCACCAAAAATTGTGCCAGATATGGCACGACTTATGGCACGTATAATTATAAAGCTAAATCAAGGTGGAGGTGATGAAATAGAATATTACAGTAAaactaaatttagaaaatttaaggATTTAATGTCCC ATTATTCTGATATaaagaaagatgaaaagaaaatggaacatttCATGTTTCTCTGTGGTGTTTTGTTTGGATTTCTTGGAGATGGACCTATTCTAAATTCTGCAGAATTAATGGGTATTTATGGTAGAATTTGtattaattcttttaatatatttgaTTTGGATATGAATAGTATTGGTGTTGGAATTTATCTGGCACCTTCTATTGTGGACCATAGTTGTGTACCTAATGCTGTAGCTACCTTTGAGGGAACTACTATAAATATTAGAACCATAGAAGATCTTCCATGTTTAGATTGGTCTCAG ATAAGGATATCATATATTGATGTACTTAAAACAACAAAAGAGAGGCGTACTGAACTGCAAAGTTCATATTATTTTTGGTGTAACTGCAAAAAATGTGAAGAACCAGAACCAATGGTAGAAGCAGCTGTATGTCCAAATAAATTGTGTAAAAATCCTTGCTTTCTTGATATAGATAACTGTTCAGAATGTAACACAAAATTATcagaaaaatttaaagaaactttTAATGAAGTATCTAGTTTTACAGCACACCATTTACAGAACATGAAAAACATGGCTT ATTTAGATGTAAGTAAGATGTGCCTCGAAAAACAAGAAGACGTTTTACATTCTCTAAACTTACAACATGTACAAACTTTACAAACTGCTTTTGATTCTACTATAAGTTTGGAACATTGGGAAGAAGCTGAGTACTATGCTAAGAAACTAATTACTGGTTACTT agTGTACTATGGAGAGATTCATCCATTGACTGGACTATTATACCTTATGATAGGAAAGATTCAGTTATATTTAGAAAAGCCAAAACAAGCTCTTGAAACATTAAAGAAAGCAAGTGGAATATTGGCTATAACACATGGAGAACAGCATACGTTAATTCGGGAAAATTTGAAACCTCTTCTTTATCAGGCTATTATAGAAGGACTTAAATag
- the Surf4 gene encoding surfeit locus protein 4 isoform X1 — protein sequence MLISQEVISKAEEIADQVIRNGKHILPTLARLCLIATFLEDGLRMWFQWSEQKEFMNNTWNCGTFLATMFVLINLIGQLGGCVMVIGRWKVSIACGILFFIVVLQTLAYNILWDVTFLFRNLALIGALLLVLAESRVEGRSLFAGVPSLGDNKPKNLLQLAGRILLAFMFTTLIRFEISFLQIMQDILGSILMVLVTIGYKTKLSALLLVLLLSALNLYHNAWWSIPEYKALRDFLKYDFFQTLSVIGGLLMIVSLGPGGVSMDEHKKEW from the exons atGCTGATCTCGCAGGAGGTGATCTCAAAAGCAGAAGAAATTGCTGATCAG GTAATCCGTAATGGAAAACACATATTGCCAACACTTGCAAGACTTTGCCTTATAGCCACATTTCTAGAAGATGGGTTGAGAATGTGGTTTCAATGGTCAGAACAAAAAGAATTTATGAACAATACCTGGAATTGTGGTACCTTCTTAGCTACAATGTTTGTCTTGATTAATTTAATTGGACAACTCGGTGGTTGTGTAATGGTTATCGGAAGATGGAAAGTCAGCATTGCTTGTGGAATCTTATTCTTCATAGTGGTCTTGCAGACATTAGCTTACAACATTTTGTGGGATGTAACATTCCTATTTAGAAACTTAGCATTAATAGGAGCACTTCTTCTGGTTTTGGCCGAATCAAGAGTAGAAGGGAGATCATTATTTGCTGGTGTACCAAGTCTTGGGGATAACAAACCTAAAAATCTGTTGCAACTAGCTGGAAGAATTTTATTGGCATTTATGTTTACCACATTAATTCGTTTTGAAATATCTTTCCTACAAATCATGCAAGATATTCTTGGAAGTATTTTAATGGTATTAGTAACTATTGGATATAAGACTAAACTCAGTGCATTGTTACTTGTCTTACTGTTATCTGCCCTTAATCTTTATCACAACGCGTGGTGGAGCATTCCAGAATATAAAGCACTTCGGGATTTCCTTAAATATGATTTCTTTCAG ACATTGTCAGTGATTGGTGGCCTTCTAATGATAGTCTCTTTAGGTCCTGGAGGTGTTTCCATGGATGAACATAAAAAAGAATGGTAG
- the Surf4 gene encoding surfeit locus protein 4 isoform X2 — translation MYSCQRHRDTVIRNGKHILPTLARLCLIATFLEDGLRMWFQWSEQKEFMNNTWNCGTFLATMFVLINLIGQLGGCVMVIGRWKVSIACGILFFIVVLQTLAYNILWDVTFLFRNLALIGALLLVLAESRVEGRSLFAGVPSLGDNKPKNLLQLAGRILLAFMFTTLIRFEISFLQIMQDILGSILMVLVTIGYKTKLSALLLVLLLSALNLYHNAWWSIPEYKALRDFLKYDFFQTLSVIGGLLMIVSLGPGGVSMDEHKKEW, via the exons ATGTACTCCTGTCAACGTCATCGTGACACG GTAATCCGTAATGGAAAACACATATTGCCAACACTTGCAAGACTTTGCCTTATAGCCACATTTCTAGAAGATGGGTTGAGAATGTGGTTTCAATGGTCAGAACAAAAAGAATTTATGAACAATACCTGGAATTGTGGTACCTTCTTAGCTACAATGTTTGTCTTGATTAATTTAATTGGACAACTCGGTGGTTGTGTAATGGTTATCGGAAGATGGAAAGTCAGCATTGCTTGTGGAATCTTATTCTTCATAGTGGTCTTGCAGACATTAGCTTACAACATTTTGTGGGATGTAACATTCCTATTTAGAAACTTAGCATTAATAGGAGCACTTCTTCTGGTTTTGGCCGAATCAAGAGTAGAAGGGAGATCATTATTTGCTGGTGTACCAAGTCTTGGGGATAACAAACCTAAAAATCTGTTGCAACTAGCTGGAAGAATTTTATTGGCATTTATGTTTACCACATTAATTCGTTTTGAAATATCTTTCCTACAAATCATGCAAGATATTCTTGGAAGTATTTTAATGGTATTAGTAACTATTGGATATAAGACTAAACTCAGTGCATTGTTACTTGTCTTACTGTTATCTGCCCTTAATCTTTATCACAACGCGTGGTGGAGCATTCCAGAATATAAAGCACTTCGGGATTTCCTTAAATATGATTTCTTTCAG ACATTGTCAGTGATTGGTGGCCTTCTAATGATAGTCTCTTTAGGTCCTGGAGGTGTTTCCATGGATGAACATAAAAAAGAATGGTAG